A single window of Chitinophaga sp. XS-30 DNA harbors:
- a CDS encoding molybdopterin molybdotransferase MoeA has protein sequence MISVTAAMQQIAACRTSWGTESVPLEQSIGRVLAEAVTADRDYPPFHRAMRDGFAIRFSDYDASGRKQYPFYNTIRQGDNLPPDHAVKVPAGGILPPEADIVIGTEDAQEQKGQVTFSNGNLRVYQNIFHKGEDAMEGQKVLEAGTRIHFQHLALLASFGVASVKVHRPPRVVIISAGKELRLLGAPVGLDQLRDANSYTIRGMLQQYGISPEPGFLAPEEGTALQELVAASLDADLLVISGGMTDSNTSAIKKVLLECGVEQVFHRVRANPCKPLWFGYSPTKTRVLLFSAHPFAVQTGSKLFLETYIRACWNLSPVKPWWLPYTDQRTAVTALDEYVPAVLLHKNGLRVRGLHASGNIVSAAHADGIICHATDAGSLEPGSLVPFYPWIDTQAPQVL, from the coding sequence ATGATCAGTGTAACCGCCGCCATGCAACAGATTGCGGCTTGCAGAACCAGTTGGGGAACAGAAAGCGTACCACTTGAGCAATCCATCGGCCGGGTTTTGGCCGAAGCTGTCACGGCTGACCGCGACTATCCGCCTTTTCACCGCGCTATGAGAGACGGGTTTGCCATTCGTTTTTCGGATTACGATGCATCCGGCCGGAAACAATACCCTTTTTATAACACCATCCGTCAGGGAGACAACCTTCCACCTGACCATGCCGTAAAAGTTCCTGCAGGGGGCATCCTCCCGCCGGAAGCTGATATCGTCATCGGAACAGAAGACGCGCAGGAACAAAAAGGACAAGTAACTTTTTCAAACGGGAACCTCCGGGTATACCAGAACATTTTCCATAAAGGAGAAGACGCCATGGAGGGCCAAAAGGTGCTGGAGGCCGGTACACGCATCCACTTTCAGCATCTGGCTCTGCTGGCATCTTTCGGTGTCGCTTCCGTGAAAGTGCATCGCCCGCCACGGGTGGTGATCATCTCGGCGGGCAAGGAATTGCGCCTGCTGGGCGCTCCGGTGGGGCTGGACCAGCTCCGCGATGCCAACAGTTACACCATCAGGGGCATGCTGCAGCAATACGGCATCAGTCCGGAACCGGGCTTCCTTGCACCGGAAGAGGGAACGGCATTGCAGGAGCTTGTTGCAGCTTCGCTGGATGCGGACCTGCTCGTGATCAGCGGGGGAATGACGGACAGCAACACCAGCGCCATTAAAAAAGTGTTGCTGGAATGCGGTGTGGAACAGGTGTTTCACCGCGTCAGGGCCAATCCCTGCAAACCGCTCTGGTTCGGCTACAGTCCTACTAAAACCAGGGTGCTGCTTTTTTCCGCGCACCCTTTTGCCGTACAAACGGGGAGTAAACTTTTCCTTGAAACATATATCCGGGCCTGTTGGAATCTTTCACCGGTCAAACCCTGGTGGTTGCCGTACACGGATCAGCGCACGGCGGTGACGGCGCTGGATGAATATGTGCCGGCTGTGCTGCTGCATAAAAATGGTCTGCGGGTGCGTGGATTGCACGCATCGGGCAACATCGTTTCGGCGGCGCATGCAGATGGTATCATTTGCCATGCTACGGACGCGGGAAGCCTGGAACCCGGTTCGCTGGTGCCGTTCTACCCGTGGATAGATACGCAGGCGCCGCAGGTGCTTTAA
- a CDS encoding RHS repeat domain-containing protein: MAKLNGNDPDKKIGPSLVLRVMAGDTIAIGAKAFYKSTGPVDRKQPLAPAADMAAALVRAFAPGGASAADKTSALSDNASPFSEGFFNNDYQRLKEQDPGKDPNGQRPKAYLNFVLFDDRFNMVDENSGVRQVQAQPDEVQVLGQDKMVIQKSGFLYVYTSNETPQDVYFDEVMVMSMPGPVLEETHYYPFGLTMAGISTKAPNRLENKFLYNGKELQNKEFSNGGGLEWYDYGARFYDQQIGRWHKIDNKAELYFATSSYVYALNQPTNAVDPDGNLVIFVNGNHFGFSAPGSSYWQTTERVKVGERYSGSKYGEQWYSPVYENRNRSFDGAVMAQLGDTHAKYYDGSIGGWHPIGEDKRASATAAGREWYGYQFGKADAKQIIESLARDKNGNIIETIKIVTHSMGGAFGKGLVKALKEYIKENKLEYHVRITLVADFDPYQAGELTADSDIKTMQFIHKNNKNVKGMGWLANETQKGMGEGDVSTNTGTSTDHSIFTFLNEVSKLSEGTYKWDGNKWVKQ, from the coding sequence GTGGCAAAGCTCAACGGCAATGACCCTGACAAGAAGATCGGCCCCTCGCTGGTGCTGCGGGTAATGGCCGGCGACACGATCGCGATCGGCGCCAAAGCGTTTTACAAATCCACCGGTCCTGTTGACCGGAAACAGCCGCTGGCGCCAGCGGCAGATATGGCGGCAGCGCTGGTGCGGGCGTTCGCCCCCGGTGGCGCGAGTGCGGCAGACAAAACATCGGCCCTCAGCGACAATGCCTCCCCGTTCAGCGAAGGTTTTTTCAACAACGACTACCAGCGGCTGAAGGAGCAGGACCCGGGCAAAGACCCGAACGGACAGCGGCCGAAGGCTTACCTGAACTTTGTGCTGTTCGATGACCGTTTCAATATGGTGGATGAGAACAGCGGGGTGCGGCAGGTGCAGGCACAGCCGGATGAGGTGCAGGTGTTGGGGCAGGACAAGATGGTGATCCAAAAGAGCGGATTTTTGTATGTTTACACAAGCAATGAGACGCCGCAGGATGTTTACTTTGATGAGGTGATGGTGATGAGCATGCCGGGGCCGGTGTTGGAGGAGACGCATTATTATCCGTTTGGGTTGACAATGGCGGGGATATCTACCAAAGCTCCCAACAGATTAGAGAATAAGTTCTTGTACAACGGGAAGGAGTTACAGAACAAGGAGTTCAGCAATGGTGGAGGCTTAGAGTGGTATGACTATGGAGCGAGATTTTATGATCAGCAGATTGGGCGTTGGCATAAGATAGACAATAAAGCAGAATTGTATTTTGCAACTTCATCATATGTCTACGCTTTAAATCAACCTACAAATGCAGTTGATCCCGATGGGAATCTTGTCATTTTTGTAAATGGGAATCATTTTGGTTTTTCGGCCCCGGGGAGCAGCTATTGGCAGACAACGGAACGGGTAAAGGTTGGAGAAAGGTATTCGGGGTCAAAATACGGAGAGCAATGGTACAGTCCTGTTTATGAGAATCGGAATAGATCGTTTGATGGTGCAGTTATGGCCCAATTAGGGGATACGCATGCAAAATACTATGATGGCTCAATAGGAGGATGGCATCCTATCGGGGAGGACAAGAGGGCTTCTGCAACAGCCGCTGGTCGCGAGTGGTATGGCTATCAATTTGGAAAAGCAGATGCAAAACAGATAATAGAGAGCCTGGCTAGGGATAAGAATGGTAATATTATTGAAACAATCAAGATTGTCACTCATAGTATGGGAGGTGCGTTTGGTAAAGGACTGGTAAAGGCACTAAAAGAATATATAAAGGAAAATAAGTTGGAGTATCATGTCAGAATAACTTTGGTTGCGGATTTTGATCCTTATCAGGCCGGAGAATTAACAGCAGATTCGGATATTAAAACAATGCAGTTTATTCATAAGAATAACAAAAATGTAAAAGGTATGGGGTGGCTTGCCAATGAAACACAAAAAGGAATGGGAGAAGGAGATGTTTCTACCAATACAGGTACCAGTACAGATCATTCAATCTTTACATTTTTAAATGAGGTCTCGAAGCTATCAGAAGGTACTTATAAATGGGATGGTAACAAATGGGTTAAACAATAG